The DNA sequence GATAAATGTCTTGCGATTCAGAAGACTGAGAAATTGTTCCCTGTGCCTCGTTTAGTGCAACATGGCCTTCGGTTTCTCCACTACTTTCTTTAACGGTTTCTCCATTCATTATGTCTTGCACATCTGATCTTTCACTGACTCCATTTTGTACAGCTGACTGCATATCGACTGAAGCAGCAGCTATGTCAGCCTGAGTGAAATCTGTTTTTGATGTTGTTGCAAAAGACATGCTTCCGCCTGGTTTTAAATTCACATCGGGTCGAATAGCCTTCACTCTGGGAGCTAGTTTGCCTCCATAGTCCGCCATTACTGTTGAAACATCTCGATAAGTAGTTTTTTGGGTGACTTCAGTAGAATGAGCTATTTCGTTTTGAGATTCCGCTTCAATATGTTGATTCGAACCTTCAACATCCTGTTTCGAGTTTTCATCATCAGGATGTAATACCACCGATTGTTGCAATGTGCTGTCTTCAGCCTTTTGCTTTTCATTAGTTGGTTGGGAAGTATCTTCCCCCGCTTCCAAACTTAGAGCTTTCAACTTCCAAAGCTGATGATCTTCTGCGTTTTCAGCCTTCTGATTTTCGTCTATGCCATTTGAGTCTTTTCCTTGCGTTTGTATTCCAGCAgcatttaatttctttcttcttaCTTGCGTATTTTCCATTCTCACCCATTGTTTGTACTCTCTGTTAGATGTTGTTTCGTTCGAAAATTTACCTGCTTCAACATGCAGATTGTTTTCATGGCGAATTGGTTTCACGCGTTCTAACTTTTCGTGCTGTTGAAACATAGCTTGATTAGTTGTAGTTGCTGTGAATTTCCCTTCAGTTTTATTAGTAGTTTTTGGACGGATTTGTTGCACTTTATCAAAAGACTTTTCTCCGAATTCCGAACGGTTCGTTGTCTCAAAATTCATGTCACCTTCGTGCTTCAGAGATGTGACGAGTTGATATGCTTTTGGTTTCTCTGCTACCCACTGCCTGTACTCATCGCTTGTAGTCGTGGTGCCTTGAAACAATCCTTCGTTCATTTGAATATTGTTGCTTGGCCTTATTTCGCTAGTTTTTTCCATAGTTTGAGCTTCAAACATCTCTTGATTCGTTGAAGTTGAATGAAATTGACCATCTAATGTTTGCGTTAGAGTTCTTTGCCTCATTCGTTTAGGTCTGTCGAGTGGTTTTTCTTCAAACTCAATCTGATTAGATGTTATGAAATCGAAATCTCCTTGCTGGGCAAGACTTGGCTGATGTTTTATAGGTTCTGGTTTGTTTGATGGTTTGTAACCGAAATCTTTCAAGTTAGTGGTTTCACTACTAAATTCCCCGCTTTGGATTCGTAAGTTATCCCGTGGCCTTATATCCCGAACTTTTTCGATTGGAACCGTTTGATACATGATCTGGTTAGTGGTCGTTCCGTCAAAATCTCCTGTTACAGGAGAAGAAGCATGAGGCACTATCTTATCCACTTTTGTCATTGGTTTTTCCTCGAAATCAATTTGGTTTAACGTGGTGAAATCCATTGACCCTTCCTGAGTTAGATTTGATGTTGGCACAATGGCGTCTGGTCTATTTGTGTTCCAGTGCTGAAATTCTCTTCGAGCTGTTGTCTCTccattaaattttcctttttctaaaTGAAGATTAGTAGAGGGTCTTTTCCCTCTCACTTTTTCGACTGTTTTGTTCGGAAACATAATCTGGTTGGTAGTAGTGGCATCGAAATCGCCTTCTCCAACAATCCGTGTGGCTGTAGTTGGTCGTACTTGTGGCATTCTTTCTCCCATTTTACCCTCAAATTGCATTTTATTCATGGTTGTAAAATCTAAGTCACCCTCTTGTCGCAAACTGCTACGAGGTTTAATTGGAGACGGCCTTGAATAATCCCAcgtttgaaattctgtttggttaaTGGTTTCATTGTTAAAAGACCCTTGCTCaagctttaaatttgtttttggtCTTATTTGTCGAGGTCTTTCTGTTGGAATATTCTGAAACATGAGACGGTTTATTGTAGTGTCATCAAAAGAGCCAGTTATTTTTGGATCACTTTTTGGTCTTATTTCTGACACTCGGTTTACACTTTTAGCTGCATATTGTAATTGATTCGTAGTTGTGAAATCCATCTCGCCTTCTTGATGATTAAGTTGACTTCTCGGTGTTATTGCCTCTGGTTTAGCACGTTTCCAAGCTTGAAATTCTACTTGATTTGTTGTGTCACTGGAAAATTTTCCTCTTTCAACCTCTAAATTATTTCTTGGTTTTATCATTTCGGGCCTCTTATAAGCTTGTGTTTCGAACATTACTTGGTTAGTTGTAGTGCCGTCAAAATCACCAGTGATTTTTGAGGACGTTTTTGGACGAAACTGCTGAAGTTTTTCCATAGGTTTCCGGTCAAACTGCATCTGGTTCATAGTTGTAAAATCAATAGAGCCTTCTTGCCGTAAATTTGGTACCGGTCGGATCGGTTTTGGTCTGTCTGCGTTCCAGTCTTGAAACTGCGCTTTACTCGTTGTTTCAAAGTCAATTGCACCAGAACTCATTCTCAGATTGGGTTGCGGAACAATTTTCTGAACTCTTTCTATTGGATATTCAGCATGCATTTCTCGACTTGTTGTTGTTAAATTCAAATCTCCAGATATTTTATTTGTAGTTGTTGGTCGAATGGGATAAACTTTTTCCGGGTGCTTTTCTTCAAACTCAGTCTTATTCGTTGTAGTAAAATCAATCAAACCTTCTTGAGTAAGACTTGACTTCGGTACAATAGGAGCAGGACGATTTATTTCCCACTGCTGAAATTCTTTTGCAGTAGTGGTTTCATCAACAAAATCTCCTTTTTCGACGTGGAGATTACTTCTTGGTCTTATGGGAATTGCTTTTTCTGCTTGTTCACTGGAGAACATTATTTGATTCATAGTAGTGGCATCGAAGTCTCCCTCGAACACTTTAGTCGTAGTTTTTGGCCGAATACCTTTCACTCTTTCCGAGGATCTCTCAACAAACTCACTGCGATTAGTTGTGTTAAATTGCATCTCTCCTTCTTGCCTTAAATTACTGTGTGGTCTTATAGGTTTAGGACGGATTTCATCCCATGTTAGATagtgttcttcattttcttcgtATCCATGCATATACTCTTCCACTGGCATGCTCTCTTGTACAGTTTGATCTTTTAACCTTCCATTTGTAATAGTCTCTACATGATTTTCATTTCTTCCAGCAAATTCTTGATCTTGGAAAGATTTAGCTTCAACTGAAGCAGCTTCTGCAGATTTATAATCAGTAGTATTTTCTGTTCCATGTGCTTCTGTAGTTTCAACGGCTTCGTTCCTTTCACCCGCAAAGCCATTTTCAAAAGTCCTTATTTCAGCTGCTTTCACTTCTTGGTGATCAGAAAGTGCCTCAGAAGACTGTTGAGCTAGCTTTGATGGGGAATAATCCGTGTCCTGTGTTGTTTCAAAAGTAAAGTCGCCTTCTGAAATAAGGTTGTCTTTCGGTTTCTGGGCAATGCGTTCGGACAGGTGCCTCATTTGGGAACCATCTAAATCTGCAAATGCCATACTCTCTGTTCTGAAACCATTTGTTTCGGAGCCATCATTTAGTTGAAATGTATCAGATGGCTTGTGTCTCAACGGTTTTCCAACTTTCCAACGTTTGAAGTCGTTCACAGCTGTTGTTTCATCTGATATCGGTCCGGTtggtattttaatttcactttgcGGTCTGGCGTTTTTCGGCTTCAGTGCAACTAGGTCCTCAGAATGGATGTTTGAGGCGGTGGCCTTGTAATCTAGTGATGTGGTATCGAATATCATTTCACCTTCGGGCTTCAAATGACTTCGACTAGTACCTTTCTTCACTTTAAAATTATCACTAGCACGTTTTGGTGTGAAAGCTTGCTGATAAGAGCTATCAGATTGGAATTCGCCGCTTAGTTTTAACGATGTTCTTGGTCTATTAAAAGGCTCACTGTTATCCAGTTCTTCTTCCGATTTCTTTCTAAATACATTTTCGTTAAAAACAGCATTGTTTGTCGTTTCCAAATTCAGTGGACCCGATAAAGTCAGATTGTCTTTCTTAACTATCTTTCGCGTTTTTGATACCTGTCTTCGATTCCAAGATTGTTCTGTTGCTTCTCGGGCGTTGGATTCACTCGCAGGATGTATTAGCTGAATCTTTGAAGACTTCGTCTGAAAGTCTTGTTGGTGAATCGTTGTAAAATCTGCATTTCCTTCTGATCTAAGATTATCCGGCCTTCTTATAGGTTTAGTTCTCGGAATTTGTTTAGCTGACCAACTCGAGTCACCATTTGCGATTAAACTTTGGCTATTACCTTTATCTTCGACAGTTAATGCTGTTGCAATATTCGTTACGTCACCAAGAGATTGTCTTTCTAGTCTTTTTGTCGCAGATAGTAGTGACTCTTCTGATTTACTCTTAGATAAGCTCCATCGTCTCCTTTGCCGTCTCTcttttaaaataaggaaattaataacaattaataagtgttaatatcttaaaatttgctaaaacaattttttttttaatgttttaaatgtgacttttgtaatattttgtagagTCCGGAAAGTTGAttccaaataaataattttttacctaTTGTTTTGACGAATAAAGATGATGCTACTTTTGTGTTATAGATATTTGCATTTGAAAGGAATTTAATAAAATGAGTCGGGAAATAAGTCTTTAGTTAAGAATAATTCATATTTGCAGATTAACCGCTCATGTTTCTAGTCCATAATTATCATATGTTAATTTTGAGGCTGATGCtacaattattttctaaaattaaagcaatgtagtacgatttttttttttgtaaatgtcaTGAGCAGaactgaagagaaaaaaaaagtgaaaattatgtGGCAAAATGCTTTTTGTACAACCTTTAACGAAAAGAGTATGTTTAATGACAATCCCTTTTCAGTTTAAATTCAgagattaattaaaatataacacaaattttgttatttataactttttagcACATACTTGAGGAATACTATTGCGAAACAAATAGACTAAATTAAACTAAATATCGcacgattgattttttttaatttaacatttaaaattaaagacttaatatttttattatgcgaggaaaacaaaaatctttatctttatctttactctttactaataataaagctgaaagtctgtctggatctgtgtcaggatctctgggacgcgtatagcgcctagaccgttcgaccgatttttatgaaatttggtacaaaattagtttgtagcatgggggtgtgaacctcgaagcgatttttcgaaaattcgattttgttcttttttctagtccaattttaagaaaattttacccagcaaattatcacaacgcggAAGAgtgaattaccaaattatcacaacgtggaagagtgaattaccaaattatcataacgtagaaccgtaacatgggcaagcaaatgaacatagccaattggcgagaaattcatcctccattatttgtacCAAACagatacaggcgaaccaaatgactttttaattttctactacgggcaaagtcgtgcgggtaccactagtttataataaaaataattattcaaagggATGAATATTAAACTACTTTGGTTTAGATAATTTATTCATCTTTCAACTTGGTTTACTTCGGCCTTTGTTGGTAAAATTGGTTCAACGAACAGACATTGAGTGCTACCACTAAAGTCAAGCCAGTGCTGCAGCTGCCACCTATTAGGCCCTTGAAATGGATAAATGATAATCGGGGGCGCCCAGAACTTAATTTTTGAGATGACGGAAATTCTCAGTTGCCAAATAGAGCTCCAATTTTCGccgaatgttgataattttgccgaatttcCAGATCGAATTGGCCATAAGGatattttttggaggtcacagtgacctcccatcggggaaTCCCCGATGATAACCCCTTTCCTATATCTAAATatagtacagtagacccttgtttcacgcgggggttacattccacggaaatcgaaaccgcgtaaattgagacctaatactagtgttaaaatagggtttTGGTTCcgcagataacaaaatacttccttctagtgatgactaattgcacAATAAGTtgaatgtgtacttatatcgacttttatgcataacatgcataaagaaaacataaattaatttcgtgttctgtttatcaagaggagctggcaatgacagtcttttggcagtcattaagaatttttctctgtaattctttgcagagcattaatgcatccatgatcacttgcgtcatttccatgataaattcttccttcactaacaaatcagaaagatcatttctattgtctaggatggctcaaaattttcgatgtgaacgtttttggttgtgcgtcaccggcGTCGGTATCCCCATTGGTTTtagcctcctttgtcacttccTAAGAGcgcttcttccagtgagttctggactgtgagtttaataactttacttctggaaagagctctagaACCAACAGCATGAAATGTCTCCACTggtccaagctcgattattagcacgccaaaatgcaattgattacgcgtaatctgcaatctttggGAGttcggattttgaaagaggggaaaattttatctgtttgcattgccgcatccgcgtaaaaccgaaactcatccaccCAAAATAAGGTgttaaatcttaaaccgcgtataatcgaaaccgcgtaaaataaacccgcgacaaaccaagggtctactgtataggCAATCTCTTTTCGTTTGTTGGGCCAATGTTACTCGTGAAGGGTTAAGTTACCCTAGTTGACGTTATGCCTCCGTTTAGGTTCGTGGCTCAATGTTATAAAAGCCCTGAAGCGAAACTTgtgatttctttttattgaatgatttgattcgctttccttttattttttgtattacgtCATTTTTAAGCCACTCCCCTTTGAAGTCAGTTGTATATTTGCTTTGGAAGTGAGTAGATCGCCTATGTTCGTGGAGGCGTATGCCTAACCCTTTTGTTTTGATATGTTTCGATAGTAATTAGCTTTAGACTTCATTAATaaacttattctaattttaaatggCTTGACTTCATTGCCCATTTGACCACATTCGTTGTCAGCCCTATTCGGCTAAAACATTCCATTGTTCTTGTGGGTAAACAAGCTAGAATTagtaaatttttatgaatatctaTTTGACCTACAAGGCTCGTTTTGGGCAGGTGTGTTCCctaaactcaaaatttattttataaattatagtGTATAAATCTGCCGTGAGGAAGTAAAAGGCCGTATCtgcactttatatatatatatatatatatatatatatatatatatatatatatatatatatatatatatatatattttttttgcatttttatcatctattgtactttagctttgttgtacaaacttgccaaattggtttccgctgaaaataaagcactaaAAATTGTCAAATTCATTTCCTTATTGTTGGGATGGAATCCGacacgcgtttcttcaaatatctcaaaaactcattcctgcagatactgcttatgaccttcccacggcagaaacACTTCATAAATTATATCTTTTTCATGCTATTTGAGGCATCAAAATCTTAATATTggcaaaaaaagtttgtaaaagtACTTTACATTTCAATGCCTACTGCAAAGCTTATGGTTTACAAAAGGGTTAAAACCTCGTTGTCAATACACTTTATATGACGTTGTAACTAACAATATAGGATTATCTTATGGCCAAACTTTTaaaagtcacactttttttttttgacccctgTTTCTTTTATTAGACCTATACCAAGTGTGCTGAGATAAAATCACGTGGTGAAAAAAAAGAGAGTAGAACATCTACAGTTTGGTAcgaaatttaaaatcattattttaccGCTCTTTGACAGAATCTTTTGCTACGTTTCAAGAAAattcgaggcagtgagaagcaaaagggatgtaagtgaacattttcaagttttgaataaaacgcgttcaaagataaggtcctaggtatgTTTACATCGAAAAGCTTTTCGAAATCATGCTGCGCATGCGCAATAGAATCTACCATGGttactagtattatctcttgccctaagacaaaggagagattcacctactatttttactagttatttccaaatttttagttttgccacttccatccctttgcttctcactgcttcatttgcCCTTTTTTGAGACCAAAATGTCTTTGTCAAATGTATATTGTaggcagggttcgccgatatatggatgcctcagttgccaaatcgataaactccactttttttaaaaaatcctcatttctgctttaatagtgcttaatcaatgcttagcatgtgaatttatatttaagttttggttcagtacatttctgaccatgtgatggaaGAAAATGCTACGCgagggcctattcactcctattggataacaccatcttcttcatcacttttcttgacactttttgttttatgaatttaATCGATGTGGCAAGTGAGACATCCATATATCAGTCTATATATATCAtcatatatatcacgatatatatccggtatttatttttaaaatatcacgatattttaatattttcgttatttttttttaactacggtattctttactaataataaagctgaaagtctctctgtccggaggatgtctggatgtctgtaggatgtctgtgacgcgcatagcgcctagaccgttcggccgactttcatgaaattttgcccaaagttagtttataccatgggggtgtgcacctcgaagcgattttttgaaaattcgacgtggttctttttctaataaaattttaagaacaaaactatcataagatggacgagtaaattacgaaattatcataacgtggaaccgtaacacaggtacaagccaattggcgagaaaattcaccatacattatttgtaaatatacaggcgaaccaaaagaccttttaattttctattgcgggcaaagccgtgcgggtaccactagtttcaatataaaaattgtattaattgtAGTaacattgttcatttattattaaaaataaccaaaaagttatctactctatttttatgatgtattaatacatcattaatataacaaagtaacataatgttccttttttattttatactagtggcacccgcacggcttcgcccgtaatagaaaaattaaaggtattttggttcgcttgtatatttacaaataatgtatggtgaattttctcgccaattggcttgtaccgacgttacggttccacgctatgataatttcgtatctcgccaattggcttgtgcccatgttacggttccacgttatgatgatttcgtaatttatgatagtttttttcttaaaattggaataaaaaaagaaccacatcgaattttcgaaaaatcgcttcgaggtgcacacccccatgctacatactaactttgtgccaaatttcatgaaaatcggccgaacggtttaggcgctatgcgcgtcacagacatcctacagatatcctacagacatcctacagacatccagacatcctccggacagagagactttctgctttattattagtaaagatttataaaattattagtaatgtaacaattttatacagattaaaagtgcctagttaaacattaaatgttgttcagaaaaaaaaagaaaatgagtgtgcaccgactaatgcatattttttagttctgaactatatacagtggtggtaaaaaaaaatcatcacccgcgccgcaaaggagaggaataatcattccgactgcattcaacacgcagtcaagcatcccgtatcccagatgatttggggatgtatttctgatcaaggagttggtaggcttcactttgtgcaaggaacagtaaactctcaggtgtatattggcatttaggagcagaaattgcttcctactatccgggatcactttacttcagttccaaacgtcatttccagggtgattctgctccgtgccatagggcaaaactggtaagcaACTATTTagaaacctttatcctgccattagacttaaattgacatggggttaagtcatttttttttctctgaactcacacgcaggttcagaaatggaaaaaatgagcatggggtcagcagttagCCTtgacccggaaacagccccgatctacgtaaacaattatcggatttcttccgtcaaatgtttattttataagtttttcagaatttcacatacattcatcgttaatcggtcgaccaaaacttctcacattttcccattgttgtgaaaatttgaggatgatgcattttttttttaccagcactgtaactGTATAAGTAAGGACAagtgagtaaaacagctaatactaaattaactccattaaaatcgataaaagtttaaataaaatattagatataaataataaaagaaacattactttcaaGCCTAcatattgcaaaaataatataagaaaataatgagTGATTAAAGATtc is a window from the Uloborus diversus isolate 005 chromosome 6, Udiv.v.3.1, whole genome shotgun sequence genome containing:
- the LOC129225041 gene encoding uncharacterized protein LOC129225041 produces the protein MCPHREAGGHIVLGEDKIENKREILRERRQRRRWSLSKSKSEESLLSATKRLERQSLGDVTNIATALTVEDKGNSQSLIANGDSSWSAKQIPRTKPIRRPDNLRSEGNADFTTIHQQDFQTKSSKIQLIHPASESNAREATEQSWNRRQVSKTRKIVKKDNLTLSGPLNLETTNNAVFNENVFRKKSEEELDNSEPFNRPRTSLKLSGEFQSDSSYQQAFTPKRASDNFKVKKGTSRSHLKPEGEMIFDTTSLDYKATASNIHSEDLVALKPKNARPQSEIKIPTGPISDETTAVNDFKRWKVGKPLRHKPSDTFQLNDGSETNGFRTESMAFADLDGSQMRHLSERIAQKPKDNLISEGDFTFETTQDTDYSPSKLAQQSSEALSDHQEVKAAEIRTFENGFAGERNEAVETTEAHGTENTTDYKSAEAASVEAKSFQDQEFAGRNENHVETITNGRLKDQTVQESMPVEEYMHGYEENEEHYLTWDEIRPKPIRPHSNLRQEGEMQFNTTNRSEFVERSSERVKGIRPKTTTKVFEGDFDATTMNQIMFSSEQAEKAIPIRPRSNLHVEKGDFVDETTTAKEFQQWEINRPAPIVPKSSLTQEGLIDFTTTNKTEFEEKHPEKVYPIRPTTTNKISGDLNLTTTSREMHAEYPIERVQKIVPQPNLRMSSGAIDFETTSKAQFQDWNADRPKPIRPVPNLRQEGSIDFTTMNQMQFDRKPMEKLQQFRPKTSSKITGDFDGTTTNQVMFETQAYKRPEMIKPRNNLEVERGKFSSDTTNQVEFQAWKRAKPEAITPRSQLNHQEGEMDFTTTNQLQYAAKSVNRVSEIRPKSDPKITGSFDDTTINRLMFQNIPTERPRQIRPKTNLKLEQGSFNNETINQTEFQTWDYSRPSPIKPRSSLRQEGDLDFTTMNKMQFEGKMGERMPQVRPTTATRIVGEGDFDATTTNQIMFPNKTVEKVRGKRPSTNLHLEKGKFNGETTARREFQHWNTNRPDAIVPTSNLTQEGSMDFTTLNQIDFEEKPMTKVDKIVPHASSPVTGDFDGTTTNQIMYQTVPIEKVRDIRPRDNLRIQSGEFSSETTNLKDFGYKPSNKPEPIKHQPSLAQQGDFDFITSNQIEFEEKPLDRPKRMRQRTLTQTLDGQFHSTSTNQEMFEAQTMEKTSEIRPSNNIQMNEGLFQGTTTTSDEYRQWVAEKPKAYQLVTSLKHEGDMNFETTNRSEFGEKSFDKVQQIRPKTTNKTEGKFTATTTNQAMFQQHEKLERVKPIRHENNLHVEAGKFSNETTSNREYKQWVRMENTQVRRKKLNAAGIQTQGKDSNGIDENQKAENAEDHQLWKLKALSLEAGEDTSQPTNEKQKAEDSTLQQSVVLHPDDENSKQDVEGSNQHIEAESQNEIAHSTEVTQKTTYRDVSTVMADYGGKLAPRVKAIRPDVNLKPGGSMSFATTSKTDFTQADIAAASVDMQSAVQNGVSERSDVQDIMNGETVKESSGETEGHVALNEAQGTISQSSESQDIYQTASQSSQHLRTRAPKRYKPDDNLKIDLVPFEGASTTKSEYKKWEARRSSSKRRGESLKQEGEMEFETTSHDYSVNKDYFSNRREMQLSKAQEAQKSSLAENGGMEFSTTANTSYTGNAGSRSKNLRPRSSFKLGGYEPRETPTNTSRSNPETGADHTSTSRASYVGHTTNRPSRAQRPTTSQKVGQGHFEGQTTTRSSFKIPVEQVEKTKTIKPQNHNILATENGFTGDTTYRKSFETKGDCHCPVIDLQTGRSGLAFNEERNGHIFYAPKVHG